The genomic stretch TGAACAACCACCAACACCTTCTCAGCAATATGCTCTTCTTATTTCCTCTATGTTTGACTGTTACCTTTTgctattttttgcttttatcaTTATTGTAGCAACCCAAGAACATCATATCCTGTCCAATGAGAGACCAGACCCTACAGACAGCCCTGAATATCTTCAAGAGATATTTCCAGAAGGTGAACGAGAACTGCTGGGAGTCCTGATGGCAGGTGTTGGCACCCCAAGTACTTGGTGACAACACTTACCCAACACTAGAGCTGGTTCTGATGGAAGACAGAGAACCACAGAGAGATGCCACAACATTAACATGAATGTTTTATATATGAGTTATCAGATATTTATGTCTTATTGCAATCATTagcatatttatttaatttatagaGAGCTTCTATATTTTTACCCTAATGTTCAAAGTGATAATGAATAAAATAacttaaaatattatatataaaataataaaatagtattataataataatattctATTGTGGAGGTTGTGCACTATAATAACTAGAGTATTAGTCAAGGCTATATGAGTAAAATCAAAATATACAGATTAAGAGTCAGATCCATTGATGTACTATTCTGCAGGCACTTATAAAATTGTCAAATATTTACCATCTGAAGGCAGGAATAAAAAGGAGAGAAGGCtgtcttttaaatatattcatAATTAAGTTTGAGAACAATGTGTTTCCCTGTAATTCTACAACATGATTGCATTGCATTATACGTGCATGATACACATTCtttatttaactaaaatatttaGAGTGTCAGCAgatcatatttattttaatattactcCAAATGTATTTCCAACCATGGTATCTTCAAATTTTTTTAGTAGAGTCAGGAATTAGTGTTGTTGGCTCAGtgaaaagccaaaacaaaaccctgagTGGGTCTCTGGGTTATTGCCATAGAAATATAGTGATAATTATCAAACAGACACAGTGGTGGTAGCAAAGCTTGTCTAATTTAGGCTGgattgtttgtttggtttttctaCTCAGGGCTGCCTAAAGCTGAAATTTTTATGAAGAATGTGATTATAAGTCACTTTTCCTAAATAAAAAGATGGCATTTTTCTAGAACCTGAAGTGTCAGAGGAAAATAACCCTTTTGCTAGTGTATGGAAGTATTCCCTGAATTCCAAATGAAACACAGTTGATTCACTTAGCTGGCTTTTGGGGCATGAAGCAGTTTGAAGACCTGCCCAGCTAGACATTGTGTAACCTCTAAGTGAAAAATACTTGGCATAGATGTATTTTTGGAAAGTTGTAGCCATCTCTACTGAAATAAACAATAGGATTAAGTAATCAAGCATAGCTATGTCCAAGGAACCATCCGGATTGTGATGATTGCAGCAGATGGATATGATTTTACAAGAAGCGAAAGGGTGCACATCAAAGAGATTCCTGACTGAGAAAAGCTAGGATAAATCCAGATGTTAGTATTAGCAGAGTGACAGAGTAGCTAATCCAGTCAGTGTTGAAACTAATAAATCTTCTCCAGAGCAAAGAGTGGTAATGAGAAAACCTGGAGACCGCTGTCCCACGAAACCTTGCCCACGCTGTTAGTCACTGCTGGAGGTTTAGCAAGAGCAGACAAGAACAAAACAATGAACTTTGAATGAGCAAACATGAGAAGGCATCTCTCTAAACAGGGCCCTTCTGACACAGTTCCCAAGGAATCAGAAATGCATCCAGAGAAACACAGGAAGCAGGGAAACCTATCTCACACAGAAGAGGTATTTAAGTAGTTCAACATCAGCTCTCACAAGTAACTGTTAATGATGTACAGCTGCTAAAATTGAGGCAAGACTGGGAAACATCAATTTTTTTCTAGTGTTGTATGTTTCACTCCAGCTTTCTGCATAAAACTGAAAAGTAGGAGCAAAGGCAGCATTTTACCACAAAGTTTGCAGAAGCTCTATAATCTTAGTCAAAACAAACCCCTTTCAACCAACCATTGCTGAGCGATTGTAATATTAACACAGGTCATGCTAAGAACTCATCTTTCCTTCCAAAACATGTTAAAACCTGCTAAAAGTGTGAGCTACCTGCACTGGGGACAATGATGCTCGCCCACACCAAGATAAACCTCACAAGATAAGCACAAAGAAATGCTACTAAGTGATTAAATACCCAGACTGGAGTTTAATTAGCTAATTAAGCAGAAGACATCTCTAATTACAATTATGCAACTTTGCATAAGGTCAGCTCATACTTTAAAGTGTATTCTTTCACTGTTCTGTCTCATTACCTTGCAGTGGGTCCATCCACGCAGcaaaatctcttttctttccattttgttCTTCTGGAAGTGTTTTCCTGCATTAGCACAGGTTAACAGAGTTTGGAGCACATGTAATTCTTGTTTTATGCTCTGTGCTCTTCAGAAATAGCAGTGGCCAGGATTATAAAACAATTTGGAATCCTCAGGAGCATTCTAAAGTAGCCTGAGTggcagaaatgcatttttagtGTGCTGCCAACATGGTGTATTATGCATTTACCATGCTGTCAACATATTGAAAAGTCCTTTCAAAGGACAAAAGAAAGGTGGTCTTTCAAACCAGAGTCATTCAGACACATGAAGAAGGTTTTTAGGAGCCCTGGCAGggaaaagctgcacacacaagAACAGAGAAAGCTGCAAGATTGGCTATACAAACTGTAAAATTCACATGCAATATAGACAATGCTGTTTACCCTGTGAGTGAAGAGGAAAAGCCTTTTAAGACTTTCATTTTCAGTATGTATAAGCAAAAAATCCATCCAAACTAGGCAGAGCCTGCTCTCACGAAGGTCTTGCTGAGGGCAGAGGGTATCTGGAGCCGAGgcaggctcctgctgcagggtgtGACCCTGGGGGTACTGAAAGCCAGGGCATCGCTGCCACtgtaaaaatcagaaaacaaagaaaacatttaagaACAAATATactgaatggtttgggctgaaaATATCATAATCACAGGTTTCTGAGCTCATACAAGTTTCGTTTATGGTGAGGGAAGCCAAAGGATTTTAGAAAACAGAAGAGATGCTAAAGCTGCCAGAAGGAAATCCTGAGATCTGAAGCAATAAGCATCCTACCACTGTTctgccttggcacttcagggagaTACATGACAATGGAgtcagggttttttaaaatatttcactatTCTGGCTACCATTCCACTGGCATTTTCCATGGTGCTTAAAAGCTTTCTAATACAGTCTGGGCCAGCCAGCAGCTGTGCCTTTGCTCCAGCCCAGGGCAGAGAGCGAGCAGAAGATGACATCCACATTTTGTCTGAATCTTGAGCAACAGTTCCCTCCATTGTCTTTTCTcttctgcctttatttttcaCTATAGGAAGCATCCCATTTTGTGCAACAGCTCAGTCAAGCTGGTCTTAGAATAGGATCTGACAGGTCCCCACTGATGGCAGTGTCCAGTGCTAAAAGGGAGCTGTAAAAAAACTGGCCAGATACTGCACATATTGTTTCCAGAAAGCAGCCACTCCCACGGACTGtcacagaactgtaaataaaatGTCTCCCAACAGCctatttcccaggaaaaggttttatttCATGTAATTTAGGTCAAAACCAGTCTTCACTAAATTTCACAATTTCCCTGGCCTGTAAGTGACCTTTATAGAATCACCAGGGCAGTTTtgggacagagatgctccaggagcagcactATGGAGCAGCACTACTTTGGGATGCAAGAACTAAGTCCAGGCATTTATCTTTACTGTCTGTTGTAGGAAGCATGAATTCTGCTCACTGCTAGAGCATTCAGACATGCATTTGCTGCCTACCTTGCTGTATCAGCCACCCTCACAACAGGCATGTACTgctgaaaggcagcaaaaagCTAAAAAATCATTTGTTAAATATAGTGAATATGACTCCCTCCTAGTGACCTGATTTTTGCACTCACCTGGGTTCTCTCCATTACTGTCTGTTACAAATAAGAGTATCACTAAAGCTTAAAACAGGTTCTACAACCCCAGGAGATTGGATGAGTTTGAGGATCAGAAATTTTATCAGGATAAGAGAAAACTCCATTTCAAATGGTTGGCTTTAAGCTAAGTTCCCAGCACAAAATATTGAAACATAACTATGTGAGAAAGCACGCCAGAGCATCTCTGCAGGAGTTGTTCCCTAGTTTCcagaaatttccattttcttgaGCTTGGCAGTCTAGGGAGGCACAAGATACTGTACCATAGCAGTGCTGCATTTTGTACTCACACCAGTAAAGAAACCTTATCCAAATATCGTAACTTCACATGCATCtacatgaaaaaacaaaaccagctccTACAAAGAGTTGCAGCTCGGTTCTTACAAGGCATTCTCTGAGTCCATCAACCTCATGCAGGCACATACCTGCAGGAATCATCAGCATTTCTTGACTCAAAGAAGCCCTTGCCTGGGatgatcccagctggaatcaGCAGCACCTTGCACAGCTTTTTGGATAACTTTATTTTCACACTCAGCCTCATCTGATTATTTTCTTGATAGTATTCCTAAACCAGCTCTAATGTGAACACTTATCACACCCTGACTCCCACCAAAATGCCTTTCTCATTAGTGTCAAAAGTCATGAATTAACTGACTAGATTATTTATTCACTTCTCTTCCATCCTCCAGATCATTCAAAATTGAAATAGAGATACTTTGGACAAATCTAGCAGTGTGGATTTGCACTTGCTGTCTGCTACTCTAGTGTCCAGAgtttcttctgaaatattttctttgcttattcttattcctattcctacCAGTTCTATTTGTGTTTGTGGTGCCTTCACTCTGCTCATACTCCCAGAGCAGACAAATTCCACAACTGTCCTTCTGGACAGAGATTACAGTATTGAGGTCAGGACCTGTTGCTCACGTTGCCCTATTTTTTCTTACATATATCTTCAACTTCTTAACCCTACATTCACattgaaaacaaaaccccaaatcatcTGTACAATAATGAACCTCTCGAGAGGTGGGACTGTGATTTGTGTAGGGACACTGAGCCAgcttagagagaaaaaaaggcactTGAGCAGTTCTATTACCTCAAGCAAAACAGGGGGGAAagtggaggaaaaggaaaaatcactGCATTGAAAAGTACAGTGATTTTGGAGTATGTCACAAGCAGAGAGAGTGGTAAAACATCAAGTAGTGAAAGAGCAATCTTGTTCCTTTAGAGCTGGGAAAAGCTGAAAGACCAGCTCATGCTACTGTTGTATTTAACAAAAATACCATGAATTCTTCAGAACTGGGAATTATCTCCTGCAGACTCAGTTTACCAAAGAACAGTCATACAGGTCATATAAAGttctgggacagtgctgggctTCTGCAGAAGTGGTTGCAAATATCAAATgtgagagagggaagaaaagaaaagaaaaagcctgACACAAGATCTGTTGGCAGTTTTGCTGGCCAGGAATGGAATTGGAGACAGATGTTCTCTCTGCGCTAAGTGGCCCTGACGTGGGGAGGCCTGAGGTGGGGGACACAGCAGTGTCCAGCAGCCCCATGGGCAATCCTTTGCACTGGGGACAGGAAACACCATGCTACAGTGGATGGGTCAACTGTTGGTcaaagaaaaggtgaaaaaagtgGGGTTTTCCAACAAACCTTGAGTTGAAACTGAGTTGCCCACAGCGGTATCTAACGGTGGGGTCCAACATCAGCCTGGCTGGCAGGTGCAGCCCAGGTACCAGCCAAAGGGGAGAGGAGGCTTTGCCTGCAAACTAGTATGAGTTTGAAGGAGACCAAAGGCAGCAAGCTGTGAAACACCAAAAACACAGGGAGCCAAGAGTGGGTCTTACTCTTTTCAGTTTTATTGCTTACAAATTCAGGCCAAAGGAAACTGGTAGTGCCAGGCAGGTTCTATGCATCTCCCAGAGAAGCACTTACGTAGAgcccacagaatcacagagttgTTTGAATTGGAAGGagccttaaagaccatccagttccaaaccacttgccatgagcagggacaccttccactagaccagcttGCTCAGACCCCCACCCAAGTTTGGTCTTGCACTTCCAGGAATGAGGCTTTTCCAGATAATCTGTGCCAATGTTTTACCTCCTCGTTGTAcaaagtttttttccttattactTGCCACATTCCTACAAGGATATGATCCTCAGAGCTGTGTGATGAGAAAGTTCTACAGATAAGCGTGGAGTGTGGAAAAACCCCTCATCTTGTTAGAGAGGACAAACAGATACAGCaaagcaggcagcagccagTTTGCAGGTTAGCTTGAGCTAAGCCACATAACCACTACTGAGTTTTGACTTCCCCAGTTCAAAGTATTTAGATATTGAGATGCTTACTCTGAAATGCTGTGGCATCAGACCCCACGAGTGGAGCCAGTGGATCTGCAGACACGGGGCTACACTGCAGCCACCATGGCTGCTGCCTTCAGTTCTGTAAAATAACAtcatactttttaaaaagaagtaacaaaggagcttttccagctttcCCTCCAGGAAAGAGGGAAACACAACTCACTGGCTGATTTGGCCAAGTAACACACCACAATGCCTTCAATTAATGAAGACCTTAGACTGGCAGTCAGGGCCCCACTGTCCTGATACAAAATCAGCTCTGGGGCACTGACTGTGCCCATGAGGTCCAGAGTGATGTGCTCAAGACATCCTgcatccctccttcccacccaaaaaGGGCCACTTTGCTGTGCCTTTCCCCAGGGCCACCCTAATGCTCCAGGGCAGTGGCTTCTCCTGCTGTAAATTAATTAACTCTTACAGAATAGCTGAATTTTGTCACAATTTTGCCACCAATATTGGACAACtgctgtaatttttcctttgtaGGCAATGGGGCACATATTTTCCATGGGgttgtattggggtttttttcttatacCAGTCTTTTTCCAATTGTCCAGCACGTGATCACACTCTGTGAACAAAGAAGTTTTAATTTCTAGAGAAGTGATGTATCTGCTTGGTCATGCTTTGGGTCATCCTATGCTTTATTAATTTTCAGTTGAAAAGTCACTCATTGTATATTTACTATGTACTTTCCATGGAAAAGCTGACTGGGTAAGGAGGCTGTCCCAAGGTTAAACACCAAATTTACTGGAACCTTTCTCTTCCAGAAAGTGTCAATgaatggctttttaaaatttttcttttttttttttttttaccagtttTAAATTCAACCTAAACAGTTACTTCCTTGTAGAGACCATAAAATGGTAGAGGACCGGTTCACAACCACTTACAGGTTCTCTGATCACATCAGCAGGATGAAGACCCATCTCTACCTtctcctgctggctgcaggcatctctgctgctccccagaggagcagcatGGCTGAATTACTGACACTACTACAGCAAATGTGTGCAGTGATGACAAAGGACATTCAGGTaaattaaatttccatttttctagTCTAAAATTTAATATACTCAATCCTCTTGTTTTTGAATATATAACTTTTTTGAAAGTAAAACAACCTATGTTTTTTATCTATTATATTTTTATCAGTGTTAATGAAGAAGATATTTAAAAGGCTGaattaatatgttttttttcagaatctgAGGATTGAAACTCCCAACAATATAGATGTAagtaaaagggttttttttaaataaaacttctttGGTTAATTTCTTCACTAGAAATTAAGGTAGTTCTTAAATTGTCTCCTAAAATACTCTATTTGTATTTACGAGCAAACAATTATATTAAGTGTAGCTGTTATAagatataaaattaattataagaTATAAAGTGTCATTAGataaaaaaacattattaaaaccAATCAAATGATGAGTCAAAAAAAGATGCTGTAATATAAAAGGACAGGAACTATACTTGTGCTATGTTTTTGTAAATCTCctgcagaacacacacacacggaaTGATTTTCTGGATCAGTTTTTTGAATGAGATACAGCTAAAAAGGAAAGAACGCATTCAATCACACTTCCTGCTTGCATGTCTGAAAAATCATTCCATTTAGTCTGCTTCATTTAGTCCATTTCTAGAAATGGCTTTTTATACTCCTTCCATCAGTTAGTGAATTAAATAGTTGTATTAGCTCATTTTCTCTGAAGGATGATGTTAATGCCCCCTGAACAGCACACTGTGACCGGCTGTCCACGAACAGGGTCTGTCTTAAAGACCAAACTCCCCTTTATGCATTTCCCATCTTCTTTTGCATCTCCAATAAATTTCTCCTATCCCctctcagattttcttttttggatAACTTTAAATGACTCCCTCATCATGCAGACATTAATGAGacttttctctttgctgtgcATCTACTAGAATCCTGGTTTCCACAGACCACAGTCTAGCACTGCTAATAGTGTGGCCAGATGGCTATTTGTGGAAATGTTACCTGACTCACTGATTTATTGAAGGAGCAGaataattcccatttttgctCTAAACTAGCTACAGGAGGGTTAGGgtttccatcccattccatcccaaTCCAGCCCATTCTTTGCAAATTAGATGTAAacttcccagctctgtcactgcTTTCTGGGTCCTGTCCTGTCCGGAGGAGCTCTCTTCCTAGGCTGGGGCTTTAGCTCTGAAGTTCTGACCCAGAATCAGCAGTGCCCAACGATGGCAGCTCAGTTGTCCCTTTTCCTGGTGGGGTCCCTGGTGGtgccagcacagacccctgtgccagtgcccagCTCTCCTTTGAGGGGAAGAGCTGCTTCCCTCTCACCTTTTCTTTGGGTCCAGAGGTGACAGAGACTtcctcagtgtccctgtgtctgctGTTTGTCAGTGGCAGAAGGATGTGGCTTCCCAGGCAAGGCTGTGGGAAAAAAAGTATCTTATTCATCATGTAGCATCCAGGAATGACTAGCAGGAGATACATGTTGGTCAAGAACATCGTGGGTGCAATGCTAACCTTCAGCAGTTGCCTGCATTTCCTCCAATCTTCAGTGATTAGgcttttcttcagttttcatcACTTTCTTCTCCCATAACATCTAaatctgttcctgctgctgatcGTCGTGTCCTCTCCTCTCTTTCCTAATCCAGGACAGTGAGTTTAGCTGATCTCTTTCAAAACAACCCCACACTGGAGAGTGCAACCATCATCCATCACTCTTTGCTTGGCTTCCATCCCACATCCCTTCTCCCCCTTCTGGTGGCCTTGTCCAGACCTTGGAGACCAAAGCCAGTGACTGCTCTGTGGCAGAAGACCAGAATGGCCACCCTTGGGATGGGACAAGGGCCAGGAAATGAGAAGGTGACCCCTGTCTCCACCTCTCCTGGCACGCAGGTGTCAGATGTCACAGGGGTAAATGTTTGGAACAACCTCAAGTTAATTTGTTTTCTATCTCTTGTGTTGAAGAGACAGGAGCAGATGTGAGAAATCAAACCGGTCTTCACATGGCTTCAGAAGAGGCAGGGCTGAGTTTTTGGACACTGACATCTTTCATCTGGACATTACAAGACACACCAGCAGATACTGTCCTTTGCCAGATCTCTCTCTGCAGAGTAAATAAATGTTTAGAGCAGAGAAGCACACTCGCCTAAGTTGTTTGCAAACTCAAGCCCAAAAGTCAGTAAGAATGCATTTGCCACCCTGGCAGCTGGGCAAAAGTCACCATGCTTTTTAATAAACTCATTGTAGCTTGTGGTTACGAACACTTGTATCtcaatttttctatttcttccaTCTCAGGATGTGAATTGTATCAGCACAATCTTCGAAGGAACggaacagctgaaaaataatCCAGCTATGAAAAAATTCAGTGCTTTTTTCCAGAATTTTGCAATACTGAAGCAATGGCTCATGCCAAACCTGGCAAAAGAGGTAGGAATTTATTTGCTGTCTGCCAGAGATCATACAGCAGAGATGTAACAAAATAAGATCTGTAATTCACAAACGAGTCTTTACATCTACAAAAGAGAGTAATTTCTTACTGGCTTGTTTTTAGTACATGGAAGAATAAATCCTGGCATTATTTCATGCTTATATCCTTCCCTCGTTCCAATATTCAGC from Anomalospiza imberbis isolate Cuckoo-Finch-1a 21T00152 chromosome 15, ASM3175350v1, whole genome shotgun sequence encodes the following:
- the LOC137483346 gene encoding interleukin-5-like, with translation MVEDRFTTTYRFSDHISRMKTHLYLLLLAAGISAAPQRSSMAELLTLLQQMCAVMTKDIQNLRIETPNNIDDVNCISTIFEGTEQLKNNPAMKKFSAFFQNFAILKQWLMPNLAKEVGIYLLSARDHTAEMGKCDTERRSTTIFIKKLMTFIRKVLKNTKWES